One window of Nisaea sp. genomic DNA carries:
- a CDS encoding Fur family transcriptional regulator, translating into MESRVAALCLEKGLKMTEPRRVIARVLSEAEDHPDVESLHERVREIDRSISIATVYRTMKLFEEANIVTKRDFGDGRARYEEINGEEDHHHHMIDVTTGNVIEFYNEELEALKDYIARELGFELVDHHLELFGVPLKKAEVKTAPKYKPKAKTKIISGKPPA; encoded by the coding sequence ATGGAATCCAGGGTTGCGGCCCTGTGCCTCGAAAAAGGACTGAAGATGACGGAGCCGCGCCGTGTGATCGCGCGCGTCCTGTCCGAGGCAGAGGACCATCCCGACGTGGAATCCCTGCATGAGCGGGTGCGCGAGATCGACCGCTCGATCTCGATCGCGACCGTTTACCGGACCATGAAGCTGTTCGAGGAAGCGAATATCGTCACCAAGCGCGATTTCGGCGATGGCCGGGCGCGCTACGAGGAGATCAATGGTGAGGAAGACCATCACCATCACATGATCGATGTGACGACGGGCAATGTGATCGAGTTCTATAATGAGGAACTTGAGGCGTTGAAGGACTACATCGCCCGGGAGCTTGGCTTCGAGCTGGTGGATCATCACCTCGAACTGTTCGGCGTTCCGCTGAAGAAGGCGGAAGTGAAAACGGCGCCGAAATACAAGCCGAAGGCCAAAACGAAAATCATCAGCGGCAAGCCGCCGGCCTGA
- a CDS encoding Bax inhibitor-1/YccA family protein → MNLDRKHMTAAEAEAAQIDVGLRSYMLGVYNHMTIGLALTGFFAIGTKLLAMSSPAFAQLIFASPLKWVIMLAPLGMVFFLAARVQSMSASAARTTFYIYAGMMGLSLASIFFVFTGESIARVFFITAAAFAGLSLYGYTTKKSLSGMGTFLFMGLIGILIASVVNIFLASTMMQFMISVGGVLVFAGLTAYDTQNIKNMYMESDGHEVSTKKSIMGALQLYLDFINMFLFMLQLFGNRE, encoded by the coding sequence ATGAACTTGGATCGCAAACACATGACTGCTGCCGAGGCGGAGGCCGCACAAATCGACGTCGGCCTGCGCTCTTACATGCTCGGCGTCTACAACCATATGACCATCGGCCTCGCGCTGACCGGTTTCTTCGCCATCGGCACCAAACTGCTGGCGATGAGCTCGCCGGCTTTCGCGCAGCTGATTTTCGCCTCGCCGCTGAAATGGGTGATCATGCTCGCCCCGCTCGGCATGGTGTTTTTCCTTGCCGCACGTGTCCAGTCGATGTCGGCTTCGGCAGCGCGGACTACCTTCTACATCTATGCCGGTATGATGGGCCTTTCGCTCGCCAGCATCTTTTTCGTCTTCACGGGCGAGAGCATTGCAAGGGTGTTCTTCATCACAGCTGCTGCTTTCGCCGGTCTCAGCCTCTATGGCTACACGACGAAGAAAAGCCTCAGCGGCATGGGCACGTTCCTGTTCATGGGCCTGATCGGCATCCTGATCGCGAGCGTCGTCAATATCTTCCTGGCCTCGACCATGATGCAGTTCATGATCTCCGTCGGTGGCGTGCTGGTCTTCGCAGGCCTGACTGCCTACGACACCCAGAACATCAAGAACATGTATATGGAGTCCGACGGCCACGAGGTCTCGACCAAGAAGTCGATCATGGGCGCTTTGCAGCTCTATCTCGATTTCATCAACATGTTCCTGTTTATGCTGCAGTTGTTCGGCAATCGCGAATAG
- a CDS encoding SIS domain-containing protein: MISLADRTADYFETLARLTREAGATDHTGQVKSLGDGINEFITRGRAAHDSGNKMIFIGNGASASMASHYALDFAKNGGIRSLAMTDHAMLTALTNDIGGDAIFAEQIGFYAQPGDILVAISSSGSSPNITKAVERARDIGCAVITFSGFAADNPLRLSGDLNFYVAGDEYGFVETAHAALIHAIIDLSLGWGTAEDRNPGALKRRGAAV, encoded by the coding sequence GTGATTAGCCTGGCGGACCGCACGGCGGATTATTTCGAAACCCTGGCACGCCTGACTCGCGAGGCCGGCGCGACCGACCATACAGGCCAGGTAAAATCGCTCGGGGACGGCATTAACGAATTCATCACACGCGGCCGCGCCGCGCACGATTCCGGCAACAAAATGATCTTCATCGGCAATGGCGCAAGTGCCTCCATGGCGTCGCACTATGCCCTCGACTTCGCCAAGAACGGCGGCATCCGCTCCCTTGCCATGACCGACCACGCCATGCTGACGGCGCTAACCAACGATATCGGCGGCGACGCGATCTTTGCCGAACAGATCGGCTTCTACGCCCAGCCGGGCGATATCCTTGTCGCCATCAGCAGCAGCGGCTCCTCGCCGAATATCACGAAAGCGGTCGAGCGAGCGCGGGACATAGGCTGCGCCGTCATCACCTTCTCCGGCTTCGCCGCGGATAACCCTTTGCGGCTGTCGGGGGATCTCAACTTTTATGTCGCCGGTGACGAATACGGCTTCGTCGAAACCGCCCACGCCGCACTGATCCACGCCATCATCGACCTGTCGCTCGGCTGGGGCACGGCGGAAGACCGTAATCCGGGCGCTCTGAAACGCCGCGGTGCGGCAGTATAA
- the queC gene encoding 7-cyano-7-deazaguanine synthase QueC, which produces MTETAMVLFSGGQDSATCLAWALDRFDHVETIAFDYGQTHAVELEVRKTFLAALRERFPEWGAKLGEDHFIDLSLLGAISDTALTRDKEIEMTEAGLPNTFVPGRNLLFLTTAAAVGYRRDTRHIIAGMCETDYSGYPDCRDDTIKALQVALTLGMDKRYVLHTPLMWLDKAATWKMAEGLGGADLVELIRRESHTCYRGDRTVLHAWGYGCDDCPACDLRKSGWAGYAT; this is translated from the coding sequence ATGACCGAAACAGCGATGGTTCTCTTCTCCGGCGGGCAGGATTCCGCCACGTGTCTGGCCTGGGCGCTGGACCGGTTTGATCATGTCGAGACCATCGCCTTCGATTACGGGCAGACCCATGCTGTCGAGCTTGAGGTACGCAAGACCTTCCTCGCGGCGTTGCGTGAGCGCTTTCCGGAGTGGGGTGCGAAGCTCGGGGAGGATCACTTCATCGACCTCTCGCTGCTCGGCGCGATCAGCGACACGGCACTGACCCGCGACAAAGAAATCGAGATGACCGAAGCCGGGCTGCCGAACACTTTTGTGCCCGGCCGCAACCTGCTGTTCCTGACCACGGCCGCCGCTGTCGGTTATCGCCGGGACACTCGGCATATTATCGCCGGGATGTGCGAGACCGATTATTCCGGCTATCCCGATTGCCGGGACGACACGATCAAGGCGCTGCAGGTCGCGCTCACCCTCGGCATGGACAAGCGCTATGTGCTGCACACGCCGCTGATGTGGCTGGACAAGGCTGCGACCTGGAAAATGGCCGAGGGGCTTGGCGGTGCGGATCTCGTGGAGCTGATACGGCGCGAGAGTCATACCTGCTATCGCGGCGACCGGACCGTGCTGCACGCGTGGGGCTATGGTTGTGACGACTGCCCGGCCTGCGATCTGCGCAAATCCGGCTGGGCCGGGTACGCCACTTAA
- a CDS encoding TIGR02391 family protein, with product MACFTQDQLEAIAGALGDTERGLKGTEIQHLLISSKISDPGLMTKRIRIFNAFVESQNIKGNRQNILAFIRIAMKPARYSREPERYEPLRALLNQGLAFAGLLVDETGRLISSKIAQTLPEAKRRALELRSDLEGRGVHPDVLKFCRSELLADNYFHAVLEAVKSVADKLRSQTGLTDDGSILIDRALGGKPPLLVINAWSTESERSEQGGFANLIRGTFGMFRNPTAHEAQIRWAMSKDDAEDLLTIVSLIHRRLDKAHMPPRN from the coding sequence ATGGCTTGTTTTACTCAGGATCAGTTAGAGGCGATTGCCGGTGCGCTCGGTGACACAGAACGCGGCCTCAAAGGGACTGAAATTCAGCACCTGCTTATATCTAGCAAGATCAGCGACCCCGGCCTCATGACGAAGCGTATCCGCATTTTCAATGCCTTCGTTGAAAGTCAAAACATTAAGGGAAACCGCCAAAACATCCTAGCATTCATCCGTATTGCAATGAAGCCAGCACGGTATAGTCGAGAGCCGGAGCGTTATGAGCCACTGCGGGCCTTGCTAAATCAAGGACTAGCATTCGCGGGCCTATTGGTTGACGAGACGGGCAGGTTGATATCGTCAAAAATCGCGCAAACATTGCCAGAAGCAAAGCGTCGAGCGCTCGAATTAAGATCTGATCTAGAAGGTCGCGGAGTTCACCCAGATGTCTTGAAGTTTTGCCGATCCGAACTTCTGGCTGATAACTATTTCCATGCTGTCTTAGAAGCAGTGAAAAGCGTGGCCGACAAATTACGATCTCAAACTGGATTGACTGATGACGGCTCGATTTTGATAGACCGTGCCCTGGGAGGCAAGCCACCGCTCTTAGTGATCAATGCGTGGTCGACGGAGAGTGAACGCAGCGAGCAGGGCGGGTTTGCTAACTTGATACGAGGGACTTTCGGAATGTTTCGAAATCCGACGGCTCACGAAGCACAAATCCGCTGGGCTATGTCGAAGGATGATGCTGAAGATTTGCTGACGATTGTATCTCTAATTCATCGCCGGTTAGATAAGGCGCACATGCCGCCAAGAAATTAA
- the rlmN gene encoding 23S rRNA (adenine(2503)-C(2))-methyltransferase RlmN, producing the protein MNDLAAKDLVGLDREQLIEELKTLGLPKFRAGQIWHWIYHKGVTDFAEMTTLAKPLREELAQHYKIGRPEITREQWSEDGTAKWLLKFDDGNEAEAVFIPDDDRGTLCISSQVGCTLTCSFCHTGTQRLVRNLTSGEMVGQILVALDRLGGFPTAQSDRKLTNIVLMGMGEPLYNFDNVKRAMMIAMDGEGLGLSKRRITLSTSGIVPEMERCGAEIGVNLAVSLHAVTDEIRNKLVPINKKYPIKDLLDACRTYPGVNNARRITFEYVMLKGVNDSLDDARALVKLIEDIPAKINLIPFNPWPGVEYECSDDETIEKFAQVVLKAGYASPVRTPRGRDILAACGQLKSASERLRKKDRIAAIAAASAG; encoded by the coding sequence ATGAACGATCTTGCCGCCAAGGATCTGGTGGGCCTTGATCGCGAGCAGCTCATAGAAGAGCTGAAGACGCTCGGCCTGCCGAAATTCCGCGCGGGTCAGATCTGGCACTGGATCTACCACAAGGGTGTCACAGATTTTGCCGAGATGACGACGCTGGCAAAGCCGCTGCGCGAAGAGCTGGCCCAGCACTACAAGATCGGCCGCCCGGAAATCACCCGCGAGCAGTGGAGCGAGGACGGCACCGCCAAGTGGTTGCTGAAGTTCGACGACGGGAACGAGGCCGAGGCCGTGTTCATTCCGGACGACGACCGGGGTACGCTCTGCATTTCCTCCCAGGTCGGCTGCACGCTGACCTGTTCCTTCTGCCATACCGGCACCCAGCGCCTTGTCCGGAACCTGACCTCCGGCGAGATGGTCGGCCAGATCCTGGTCGCGCTCGACCGGCTCGGCGGCTTCCCGACGGCGCAGAGCGACCGCAAACTGACCAACATCGTGCTGATGGGCATGGGTGAGCCGCTGTATAATTTCGACAATGTGAAGCGCGCCATGATGATCGCCATGGATGGCGAAGGCCTTGGCCTGTCGAAGCGTCGCATCACCCTGTCCACGTCCGGCATCGTTCCCGAGATGGAGCGCTGCGGCGCCGAAATCGGCGTGAACCTCGCGGTCTCGCTGCACGCGGTGACCGACGAGATCCGCAACAAGCTTGTGCCGATCAACAAGAAATACCCGATCAAGGATCTGCTCGACGCCTGCCGGACCTATCCCGGCGTCAACAATGCCCGCCGTATCACCTTCGAATATGTGATGCTGAAGGGCGTGAACGACAGCCTGGACGACGCCCGCGCGCTGGTGAAACTGATCGAGGACATCCCGGCCAAGATCAACCTGATCCCGTTCAATCCGTGGCCCGGCGTGGAGTATGAATGCTCCGACGACGAGACTATCGAGAAGTTCGCCCAGGTGGTCCTGAAGGCAGGCTATGCCTCACCGGTGCGGACACCGCGCGGACGCGACATCCTGGCGGCCTGCGGACAGCTGAAGTCCGCGAGCGAGCGGCTGCGGAAGAAAGACCGGATCGCGGCAATTGCGGCTGCGAGTGCCGGGTAG
- a CDS encoding FAD-binding oxidoreductase — MSASPKIVIAGAGIIGAVAAFELSRAGADVTIIEARPRPGEGVSAASFGWINAITFDPENDPSIYALRQQAIGSWAALEQALGKPLPAHRQGALFWGDTRAETMVARDRHREAGCDYRIVDRVEIAELLPQLTLPPEAALFAPEEFALDVTATARMLLKAAEENGAALITGTEITAIESAGGRVRAVRAGDTLLEADRLIVAAGTGSGRILAPFVQDLGVEPSPAALVTVTGNFPQTTCITDSPELEFRIPKPGLLISAHDVPEGSDPEGTLARRTIERTRRILKNTGELAVRSVQIGQRPFPIGGTPLVGPVASLTGAYVAVAHPGVILAPAIGARVCDLVSGRAAGSGLQPIML; from the coding sequence ATGAGTGCATCGCCGAAGATCGTCATCGCGGGTGCCGGGATCATCGGCGCCGTAGCCGCGTTCGAGCTGAGCCGCGCCGGTGCGGATGTAACGATTATCGAGGCCCGACCGCGGCCCGGAGAGGGCGTTTCCGCCGCCTCTTTCGGCTGGATCAACGCCATCACCTTCGATCCCGAAAACGATCCGTCGATCTATGCGCTGCGCCAGCAAGCCATCGGCTCCTGGGCGGCGCTCGAACAGGCTCTCGGCAAGCCGCTCCCGGCACACCGGCAGGGTGCGCTGTTCTGGGGCGACACACGGGCGGAAACCATGGTGGCGCGGGATCGGCACCGGGAGGCTGGCTGCGACTACCGGATTGTCGACCGGGTGGAGATCGCAGAATTGCTGCCGCAGCTTACCCTTCCGCCGGAGGCCGCTCTGTTTGCGCCGGAAGAATTCGCGCTGGACGTCACCGCTACCGCCCGGATGCTGCTGAAGGCAGCGGAAGAAAATGGCGCGGCATTGATCACCGGCACTGAGATCACCGCCATCGAAAGCGCGGGCGGGCGCGTGCGTGCAGTCCGGGCCGGCGACACACTGCTGGAGGCGGACAGGCTGATTGTTGCGGCGGGAACGGGAAGCGGACGGATCCTCGCCCCGTTTGTTCAAGACCTCGGTGTCGAGCCCTCGCCTGCCGCTCTGGTCACCGTCACCGGAAACTTTCCGCAGACAACCTGCATCACGGACAGCCCGGAGCTGGAATTCCGCATCCCCAAACCCGGCCTGCTGATATCGGCCCACGACGTGCCCGAAGGCAGCGATCCGGAAGGCACCCTCGCCCGGCGCACAATCGAGCGAACGCGTCGCATCCTGAAAAATACGGGAGAGCTTGCGGTGAGGTCCGTGCAGATCGGCCAGCGGCCTTTTCCGATCGGCGGAACACCGCTCGTCGGACCGGTCGCATCATTGACCGGCGCTTATGTCGCCGTTGCCCATCCGGGCGTCATCCTGGCACCGGCCATCGGCGCCAGGGTCTGTGATCTTGTATCCGGGCGCGCTGCCGGAAGCGGGCTTCAGCCAATAATGCTCTAA
- a CDS encoding invasion associated locus B family protein has translation MAGSITMTHFRLHLLGLALVFGVASLVSAPIALAQEPQTIGRNSDWIAYTYESGGKTVCYMASTPTKAEGNYSKRGHIYALVTHHPDADSKGEFSIVTGYSYKPDSEVEVEIGGRKFSLFTDKDRAWAPDAKTDSAIVNAMIKGSKMVVAGVSTRGTKTSDTYSLSGFTATKKLIDGKCRK, from the coding sequence ATGGCTGGCTCTATCACTATGACGCACTTCCGCTTGCATTTACTCGGTCTCGCCCTTGTTTTCGGCGTGGCCTCACTCGTCTCCGCTCCAATCGCTTTGGCCCAGGAACCGCAGACCATTGGCCGGAATAGCGACTGGATTGCTTACACCTACGAGAGTGGCGGCAAGACGGTCTGTTATATGGCCAGCACACCGACCAAGGCGGAGGGTAATTACTCCAAGCGCGGGCACATCTACGCGCTGGTCACCCATCACCCCGACGCGGACAGCAAGGGTGAGTTCAGCATCGTCACCGGCTATTCCTACAAGCCGGACAGTGAGGTCGAAGTCGAAATCGGCGGGCGGAAATTCTCGCTCTTCACCGACAAGGACCGGGCCTGGGCGCCGGATGCCAAGACGGACAGCGCCATCGTCAACGCGATGATCAAGGGCAGCAAGATGGTGGTGGCCGGGGTCTCCACCCGCGGCACCAAGACGTCAGACACCTATTCCCTCAGCGGCTTCACCGCGACCAAGAAGCTGATCGACGGGAAATGCCGGAAGTAA
- a CDS encoding sigma-70 family RNA polymerase sigma factor encodes MTHDELIEAIAESQDKMAFRQLFEHFAPRLKSYLLRLGADPATAEDVAQEAMVMVWRKAASFDRRQAGASTWIFTIARNKRIDRLRRERRPELDPEDPGLVPAAEPAPDRSLQDTQARQHIASAMRALPDEQAELVRRAFFDDESHSRIAEESGLPLGTVKSRIRLALTRLRHEMKEFE; translated from the coding sequence ATGACGCATGACGAGCTTATCGAGGCGATTGCCGAGTCGCAGGACAAAATGGCGTTTCGGCAATTGTTCGAACATTTTGCCCCACGGCTGAAATCGTACCTCCTCAGGCTCGGCGCTGACCCGGCCACAGCTGAAGATGTTGCGCAGGAAGCCATGGTGATGGTCTGGCGCAAGGCAGCGAGCTTTGACCGCAGGCAGGCAGGAGCCAGCACATGGATCTTCACCATTGCCCGGAACAAGCGGATCGACCGGTTGCGCCGCGAGCGGCGGCCGGAGCTGGATCCGGAAGATCCCGGACTCGTTCCGGCAGCGGAACCGGCTCCTGACCGTTCGCTTCAGGACACCCAGGCGCGCCAGCACATCGCGTCGGCCATGCGGGCCCTGCCGGACGAGCAGGCCGAACTGGTTCGCCGTGCATTTTTCGATGACGAGTCCCACAGCCGGATTGCCGAGGAAAGCGGTCTGCCTCTGGGAACCGTCAAGTCACGCATCCGTCTGGCCCTGACCCGGCTGAGGCACGAGATGAAGGAATTTGAATAG
- a CDS encoding ChrR family anti-sigma-E factor, which produces MAKAKSNAGNMPGEELLLDYASGALPEPVSVLVATMLALRPDLRQTVSEMEAVGGYLLEEIEPELLSDDAFDAVLARIESSGMPNETSANNDNIVPSDAATVAAVPQPLRSYLGRPLSKLAWRKRGPGIEEYRLPVTDDRFEMSVLRLGPGRSVPTHSHAGSELTLVLDGAFSDATGRYARGDLAVNGEEDQHAPQADPQDGCLCLAITGGPLRFSNPLIQLYDRMTRG; this is translated from the coding sequence ATGGCTAAGGCAAAATCAAACGCCGGCAACATGCCCGGCGAGGAGTTGCTGCTCGACTATGCAAGCGGCGCCCTGCCGGAACCGGTTTCGGTGCTGGTGGCGACCATGCTCGCCCTCCGCCCGGATCTGCGCCAAACAGTCTCCGAGATGGAAGCTGTCGGCGGCTATCTGTTGGAAGAGATCGAACCCGAGCTCCTGTCCGACGACGCTTTCGACGCCGTACTGGCACGGATCGAGTCATCCGGCATGCCGAATGAGACTTCTGCGAATAACGACAATATCGTACCGTCCGACGCCGCGACGGTCGCGGCCGTGCCGCAGCCACTACGCTCGTATCTCGGCCGCCCTCTTTCCAAGCTGGCCTGGCGCAAGCGCGGTCCGGGCATCGAGGAATACCGGCTTCCGGTCACCGATGATCGTTTCGAGATGTCGGTCCTGCGCCTCGGCCCCGGCCGCAGCGTGCCGACGCACAGTCATGCAGGCAGCGAGCTGACTCTGGTCCTCGACGGCGCCTTCAGCGACGCCACCGGCCGTTACGCACGCGGCGATTTGGCGGTAAATGGCGAGGAAGACCAGCACGCGCCACAGGCCGATCCGCAGGACGGTTGTCTCTGCCTGGCAATCACCGGGGGCCCGCTGCGCTTCAGCAACCCGCTGATCCAGCTCTACGACAGGATGACGCGGGGCTAG
- a CDS encoding radical SAM/SPASM domain-containing protein has translation MLSFEKTPRPLNQEQPVTNCPDDSQVRFFDPSIHRKRLKVDAAISRNIEGIPLPSVVEISESGTCNRKCSFCPRSANWFEDIKEFISFDLLKKLCVELSEVDYSGTIMFSGFVEPMIDKQIFEKISLVRKTLPKARIEMITNGDILNRERLDRIIDCGLNTLLISAYDDKETAEGFEKLARDAGYGEDQVIVRHRYLPPEQDFGITMTNRGGTLDEADHKRPSLTEPLKQKCFYPHYTFFMDYLGDVIICTHDWAKRKIVGNLKDQSFLEIWLSDEMNKLRRKLSQADRSESPCNVCDAVGTLIGENHAKAWDKLLGVKEHERTDYL, from the coding sequence ATGCTGAGTTTTGAGAAAACTCCTCGCCCGCTCAATCAGGAACAGCCCGTGACAAACTGCCCCGATGATAGTCAGGTGCGTTTTTTCGATCCATCGATCCATAGAAAACGCCTAAAAGTGGACGCCGCGATATCAAGAAATATAGAGGGCATTCCGCTGCCTTCAGTGGTTGAGATCAGCGAGTCAGGAACCTGCAATCGCAAATGCAGTTTTTGCCCGCGCAGTGCGAACTGGTTCGAGGATATTAAAGAGTTCATTTCTTTTGATTTGCTGAAAAAACTTTGCGTCGAACTGTCTGAAGTTGATTACTCTGGAACAATCATGTTTTCCGGTTTTGTCGAGCCGATGATTGACAAACAGATATTCGAAAAAATTTCCCTTGTGAGGAAAACATTACCCAAAGCTCGGATCGAGATGATCACCAATGGCGACATATTGAACCGCGAGCGTTTGGACAGAATCATAGATTGTGGGCTCAACACCCTCCTGATCAGCGCATATGACGATAAGGAAACGGCCGAAGGCTTTGAGAAACTAGCCAGAGACGCCGGGTATGGAGAAGATCAGGTAATCGTCCGTCACCGATACCTTCCGCCAGAGCAAGATTTCGGTATCACGATGACGAATAGAGGGGGCACCCTTGATGAGGCCGATCACAAGCGCCCAAGCTTGACCGAACCATTGAAGCAAAAATGCTTTTACCCACACTACACCTTCTTCATGGACTATCTAGGCGACGTCATCATCTGCACCCACGATTGGGCCAAGAGAAAAATCGTTGGAAACCTGAAGGACCAGAGCTTTCTAGAAATCTGGCTCTCGGATGAAATGAACAAGTTGCGCCGTAAACTTTCGCAGGCAGACCGTAGTGAATCTCCGTGCAATGTATGTGATGCGGTCGGGACTCTAATCGGCGAAAATCATGCGAAAGCCTGGGACAAGCTCTTGGGAGTTAAAGAGCATGAGCGAACCGATTATCTATGA
- a CDS encoding acyltransferase, with protein MSEPIIYDHVEIGEGTTIEPYAILGIVDRFHPVSPTIIGQKSFIGSRCTVYCNVTTGNGFDISDQSTVFYDNHFGDDCRIGPKSVIKNGCRIGDRVRVNSQTFLERVQIGSDVFIGPGTIFTDDMHPPCPHNKECTPFINVGDRVSIGANATICPGVDIGNNSQIYAGAVVVKNVEPFSVVAGVPARKIGDTRELTCPPGLMKHPFEPWLIADDDI; from the coding sequence ATGAGCGAACCGATTATCTATGACCATGTAGAGATCGGCGAAGGCACAACGATAGAGCCATACGCGATCCTGGGCATCGTCGACCGCTTCCACCCAGTCAGCCCTACCATCATCGGTCAAAAATCCTTTATCGGCTCAAGATGCACGGTCTACTGCAATGTCACGACCGGTAATGGATTTGACATTAGTGATCAGTCCACGGTTTTTTACGATAACCACTTCGGGGATGATTGCCGAATCGGCCCCAAATCCGTCATCAAGAACGGATGCAGGATAGGTGATCGGGTCCGGGTAAACTCCCAAACCTTTCTGGAACGGGTCCAAATCGGATCTGATGTCTTTATCGGTCCAGGCACCATTTTCACAGATGACATGCACCCGCCCTGCCCACACAATAAAGAATGCACTCCTTTCATAAATGTAGGTGACCGGGTTTCAATCGGCGCCAATGCAACGATATGCCCAGGCGTCGATATCGGTAACAATTCTCAGATCTATGCGGGCGCTGTTGTCGTCAAAAACGTCGAGCCGTTTTCCGTAGTTGCCGGCGTTCCCGCACGCAAGATAGGAGACACCCGAGAGCTGACTTGTCCTCCCGGACTAATGAAACATCCATTCGAACCTTGGCTGATTGCAGATGACGACATCTGA
- a CDS encoding histidinol-phosphate transaminase — translation MTTSERWWRVQARTAPLRPNWHTESSRDPNFLWADKNENFDPRIAQAVQKTLRDLPNHLVGSYPDLGPVYSRLTDFFSVDNGQALITNGVDEGIRLTFQLAQSTGRSIFMTAPTFAMYSVYAMALGIDAQTFTYERHRSGFALDTDQIMAAIEKLKPSIVFLANPDSPTGSVIPPEVLLKIMDRAGKNGTILFIDEAYYPYSEETLLGEISGQDNLLVARSFDKAFGLAGFRLGALFGNEGLIDSISRRRSMYEIGAVQAFVLERMLKKTSLLSEVAHDIRNAKREFEARICSLGFEVIPTDGNFSLILFGDQRDLVRKKLEKTTLYRDQFGHPSMQDISRISIVSKGAANSIAFQIEEAVSQK, via the coding sequence ATGACGACATCTGAACGTTGGTGGCGCGTCCAAGCGAGAACTGCGCCATTACGGCCTAACTGGCACACGGAATCTTCGCGTGATCCAAATTTCTTATGGGCTGACAAAAATGAGAATTTTGATCCGCGCATCGCTCAAGCTGTCCAAAAAACTCTCCGCGACCTTCCCAATCACCTCGTAGGGTCCTATCCAGATCTTGGCCCCGTCTACAGCAGGTTGACCGATTTTTTCTCTGTAGATAATGGGCAGGCTCTGATTACGAATGGTGTCGATGAAGGAATTCGGCTGACATTTCAACTGGCGCAGTCAACAGGCCGCTCAATTTTCATGACCGCGCCAACATTTGCAATGTATAGCGTATATGCGATGGCGCTCGGTATCGACGCACAAACATTTACCTATGAAAGACACCGGTCTGGCTTTGCTCTGGATACGGATCAGATCATGGCCGCGATCGAAAAATTAAAGCCTTCAATTGTATTTCTCGCCAATCCAGACAGCCCGACAGGTTCCGTCATCCCTCCTGAAGTTCTTCTAAAAATTATGGATCGCGCGGGAAAAAACGGAACGATTCTCTTTATTGATGAAGCCTACTACCCATACTCAGAAGAAACGCTTTTAGGAGAAATATCCGGTCAAGATAACCTCCTTGTAGCTCGAAGTTTTGACAAGGCATTTGGCTTAGCTGGCTTTCGACTCGGAGCCCTTTTCGGAAACGAAGGCCTGATAGACTCCATAAGTCGTAGGCGGTCAATGTATGAAATTGGTGCCGTGCAAGCGTTCGTGCTCGAGAGAATGCTCAAGAAAACCTCGCTATTGAGCGAGGTTGCACATGACATCCGCAACGCAAAGAGGGAATTTGAAGCTCGCATATGCAGCCTTGGCTTTGAGGTTATCCCGACTGATGGGAATTTTTCCCTGATCCTCTTCGGCGATCAGCGGGACCTCGTGCGCAAAAAATTAGAAAAGACAACACTGTACCGGGATCAATTTGGCCATCCTTCGATGCAAGATATATCCCGAATCAGTATCGTTTCCAAAGGTGCGGCAAACAGCATTGCATTCCAAATTGAAGAAGCCGTAAGCCAGAAATGA